The genomic segment GCTCCGGTACTCGGGTCGATGCTGACGACCGTGCCGCCGGTCGCGCTCGCCTGCGCGGCGAGAACGCCGTCGACGCGCAGGTCGTGCACGCCGCGTGGACGTGGTGGAACGCCTCGGTACTCGACGCGGGTGGAGTACGTGTCGAGCTCGACGACCGTGGCCCGCGTGCGGAACACGAGCCGCACACCCGAGGGTTGGCTTTCCGCCAGGTGCAGCTGAGGATCCGCGCATTGCGCGCGGGCGCGGGCGGGCAGCCGATGGGGCAGCAGCCCGTGTTCCGTGCGCTCCAGCTCGATCGCGCCGTGCACGAGGTCCTCGGTGACGGGAACGGTGTGCCACGCGGACGGCTCGTGCTCGTCATCCATGGCCCCAGCATGTCAGCCGGGCTCCGGCCCGCGCACACCTTTTTCAGGGCGTCGCGGCAGCGGTGGATAATGCGGACGTCGAGGGCGAAGTGCCGGGAGAAGGGACGACGAGTATGGCGGGCAGCGGTCCGGGTGGGACGTTCACGATGGCCGGAGGTCCCACCGTGTCCCGGATGGGATACGGCGCGATGCAGCTGGCCGGGCCCGGCGTGTTCGGGCCGCCGAAGGATCGTGACGAGGCGATCGCCGTGCTGCGCACCGCCGTGGAACTCGGTGTCGACCACATCGACACCGCCGACTTCTACGGCCCGCACGTCACCAACGAGCTGATCCGCGAGGCGCTCGCGCCGTTCGGCGAGGACCTGCACATCGTCACCAAGGTCGGGGCCGTGCGCGACGAGAACGGTGGTTGGCCGCACGCGCGCTCGCCCGAGCAGCTCCGCCAGCAGGTCGAGTCGAACCTGCGCACGCTGGGCGTGGACGTGCTCGACGTCGTCAACCTGCGCGTCGGTGGCGGTCCCGACGGGCACTCGCCCGTGCCCGGTTCGCTCGCCGAACCGTTCGGTGCGCTGGCCGAGATGCGGGAGCAGGGGCTGATCCGGCACCTCGGGGTCAGTGTCGTCGACGAGGAGCAGGTGCGGGAGGCGCAGTCGATCGCGCCGGTCGTCACCGTGCAGAACTGGTACAACGTCGCGCACCGGGGTGACGAGGCGCTCATCGCGTCGCTGGCCGAGCAGGGCATCTCCTACGTGCCGTTCTGGCCGCTGGGCGGCTTCAGCCCGATCCAGTCCGACACCCTGACCAGCGTGGCGAAGGACCTCGGCGCCTCGCCGCAGGCGGTGGCGCTCGCGTGGTTGCTACACCAGTCGCCCAACATCTGCGTCATCCCCGGCACGTCGTCGGTGGCGCACCTGCGCGAGAACGTCGCCGCGGCGGCGCTGGAGCTGCCGGACGACGCGCTCGCGGCCCTCGACGGCATCGCCGGCTGACGGCCCGGGCGCGGGTCAGGCGTCGCGGCGCAAATCCCGGATGTCCGGACGAGGTCGGAATCCGGCCGAGGTGTAGGTGGCGAGGGCGCCGACGTTCGCGGTCGGTGTGGCCACGATCGCGCTGGACGCGCCCAGCTTCACCAGCGCCGCGACGGCGGCGACGGTGATCGCACGCCCGTGACCACGCCCGCGATGGTCCTGATGCACGCCCATCGGCTCCACGAGTCCCGGCCGTCCCGGACCCGCGGACCACACCGTGACCACCGCGACGGCGTCGTCTTCCTTGTCCCCGTCGAAGGCGAGCAGGCACCGCGCGTCGGAGTACGGGACGCCGGAAGCCATGGCGTGCCAGCGCTCGGCCGTGAACGTCGACCCGGAGAACGCCGCCCGCTGGACGGCGGCGCGCACGTCCGCGTG from the Saccharomonospora azurea NA-128 genome contains:
- a CDS encoding oxidoreductase, which codes for MAGSGPGGTFTMAGGPTVSRMGYGAMQLAGPGVFGPPKDRDEAIAVLRTAVELGVDHIDTADFYGPHVTNELIREALAPFGEDLHIVTKVGAVRDENGGWPHARSPEQLRQQVESNLRTLGVDVLDVVNLRVGGGPDGHSPVPGSLAEPFGALAEMREQGLIRHLGVSVVDEEQVREAQSIAPVVTVQNWYNVAHRGDEALIASLAEQGISYVPFWPLGGFSPIQSDTLTSVAKDLGASPQAVALAWLLHQSPNICVIPGTSSVAHLRENVAAAALELPDDALAALDGIAG